In a single window of the Littorina saxatilis isolate snail1 linkage group LG3, US_GU_Lsax_2.0, whole genome shotgun sequence genome:
- the LOC138961968 gene encoding tubulin polyglutamylase TTLL13-like, whose amino-acid sequence MSVLPEQPPFVFRLNENGTGPDLLRQVFLERGWLEFDEDGQYEYDWNLWWRTSRFRTSDYDGIYPWQRLNHYPKSTLITKKDCLARNLKRMRCVHGASIFNFSPMSFNLPNDYTKYVKVYGTLRQKENRIDGRMPLWICKPADLSRGRGIFIFRDLSELIYDCNAVVQHYIENPMLIGGYKFDLRIYVAVISFQPLRIYIHEEGIARFSTAKFDLNSTNNIFAHLTNTSINKHSPGYTEDKDKVGPGCKWTLTQLRRYFLSNNINDRMLWRRIVNIVILTLLIQVPQVQKVDNCFELYGFDVLIDENLKPWLLEVNFSPSLGSDCQADVIAKKPVLHDLLDLLHFKGKDAERGGDDFLHFYRTFSGHVVGQRRGSLSRKGAHEKPGRKSSRQARHSARADDAAQAGDSDNYGLPLMGQQSVLQDDVSVKVEGQCDAEETGGILVNKRGVSVERTSAVQGADRNYVEEMLDNVMDQALMDREALVNSASRSPPPLGKVHSKASVSADSHNSGTSSDSKVSKLSTDSGIASNSENSEDLKLSRDRGLARASKSVSSTFSCLPEVMSRSRHGSGIHRVDSVGREEMPLHLPSLQNSASSKRSKRSRNSILTPRSVTNSVSENHDLPERGRLHNENLGQSRSKSLSMKSLHTITNDHISNPHQPQLMEDSAYPMTHRSFASVSIASVKSSAMAGSRRSMPQRNQSSLSQGVSSSRFMQPHPRHQRFQHNRSAQHGGFASLSKKVGDFHLVFPFNEVTHKVSQTGNMDAKTVIRESLRLLKDALNAVSSSKSSAGQCYGAESEGLWQPLRPLKRDS is encoded by the exons ATGAG CGTGTTGCCCGAGCAACCCCCTTTCGTCTTTCGCCTCAACGAGAATGGCACAGGCCCAGACCTGCTACGGCAGGTGTTTCTGGAGCGAGGCTGGCTGGAGTTCGACGAGGACGGGCAATATGAATACGATTGGAACCTATGGTGGCGAACCTCGCGATTCAGAACATCCGACTATGATGGGATCTACCCGTGGCAACGCCTGAACCACTATCCCAAATCCACCCTCATCACAAAGAAGGACTGCCTTGCCCGCAACCTGAAACGCATGCGATGTGTTCACGGAGCGAGCATCTTCAACTTCAGCCCCATGTCTTTCAACCTACCCAATGACTACACAAAGTATGTCAAGGTGTATGGCACTCTTCGGCAGAAAGAGAATAGGATTGATGGAAGGATGCCTCTGTGGATATGCAAACCAGCTGACCTTTCACGCGGACGaggtatttttatttttcgtgACTTGTCAGAGCTGATATATGACTGCAATGCAGTAGTTCAGCACTACATCGAAAACCCCATGCTGATTGGTGGATACAAGTTCGACCTGAGAATCTATGTGGCGGTGATCAGCTTCCAGCCTCTGAGGATTTACATTCATGAAGAAGGCATTGCTAGATTCAGCACAGCTAAGTTTGACCTGAATAGCACAAACAACATCTTTGCTCATCTGACAAACACCTCCATTAACAAGCACTCCCCTGGGTACACAGAAGACAAGGACAAGGTTGGGCCTGGGTGCAAATGGACCTTGACTCAGCTGCGTCGTTATTTCCTGAGTAACAACATCAACGATCGTATGCTGTGGCGACGCATAGTTAACATCGTCATCCTTACTCTTCTCATCCAGGTACCACAG GTACAGAAGGTAGACAACTGCTTTGAGTTGTACGGCTTTGACGTCCTCATCGACGAGAACCTCAAACCTTGGCTGCTGGAGGTCAACTTCAGTCCGTCTCTCGGCTCCGACTGCCAGGCTGATGTCATCGCCAAGAAGCCCGTACTGCACGACCTTCTTGACCTTCTCCACTTCAAGGGCAAGGACGCGGAGAGGGGCGGAGATGACTTCCTACATTTCTACAGAACATTCTCCGGTCATGTCGTCGGCCAGCGCAGGGGGTCGTTATCACGGAAAGGTGCTCATGAGAAGCCGGGTAGGAAATCGAGCAGACAGGCAAGGCACAGTGCGAGGGCTGATGATGCAGCGCAGGCTGGTGATAGCGACAATTACGGCCTTCCGCTGATGGGGCAACAAAGCGTTTTGCAGGACGATGTTTCAGTGAAGGTAGAGGGGCAGTGTGATGCGGAGGAGACAGGAGGAATTTTGGTAAACAAGAGAGGCGTCAGCGTTGAGCGTACATCAGCGGTTCAAGGCGCCGACAGAAACTATGTAGAGGAGATGCTAGACAATGTCATGGATCAGGCGTTAATGGACAGAGAGGCGTTGGTGAATTCAGCGTCCCGTTCCCCTCCTCCTCTTGGCAAAGTACACAGCAAAGCTTCTGTTTCTGCAGACAGCCACAACTCTGGAACATCATCAGACAGCAAGGTCTCTAAGCTCTCCACAGACAGTGGTATTGCCAGTAACTCTGAAAACTCAGAAGACCTGAAACTTTCCAGGGACAGAGGACTGGCACGTGCTTCCAAATCTGTGAGTAGCACGTTTAGTTGTCTGCCAGAAGTCATGTCTCGCAGTAGACACGGTTCTGGGATTCACAGAGTGGACAGTGTGGGCAGAGAAGAGATGCCACTTCATCTCCCGTCTTTGCAGAACAGTGCTTCCAGCAAGCGCAGCAAAAGGTCCAGGAACAGTATTCTGACTCCAAGGAGCGTGACCAACAGTGTCTCTGAAAACCATGACCTGCCTGAGAGGGGTAGGCTGCACAATGAAAATCTTGGCCAGTCGCGCAGCAAGTCCTTAAGCATGAAGTCACTACACACCATCACTAATGACCACATCAGCAACCCGCACCAACCTCAACTGATGGAGGACTCTGCCTATCCCATGACACATCGCTCCTTTGCGTCGGTTTCGATAGCGTCTGTTAAGTCCAGTGCTATGGCGGGCTCCAGACGCTCGATGCCTCAGAGGAATCAGTCTTCGCTGTCGCAGGGTGTCAGCTCGTCTAGATTCATGCAGCCACACCCTCGCCATCAAAGGTTTCAGCACAATCGGAGCGCTCAACACGGAGGGTTTGCCAGCCTGTCGAAGAAAGTTGGTGACTTCCATCTTGTTTTTCCATTCAATGAAGTAACGCACAAAGTGTCGCAGACTGGTAATATGGACGCCAAGACGGTTATTCGTGAAAGTCTGCGTTTGTTGAAAGATGCACTGAATGCTGTCAGCAGTTCGAAATCTAGTGCGGGTCAATGTTACGGGGCTGAGAGTGAGGGCCTGTGGCAACCTTTGAGGCCTCTCAAAAGAGATTCCTGA